In a genomic window of Bradyrhizobium ontarionense:
- a CDS encoding GntR family transcriptional regulator gives MTTPAPRPRLKTRFKPARLKLSSDHSKRPLERLSLHDQLVAKVREMIVDGELAAGAPLPERMLCETFGVSRTPLRETFKILAAEGLIELRPHRTPVVTPIDAREIAEIFDVMVGLDAAAGRAAAARATAGDIARLDAMHAELVTLHRAAERAAYFRLNQQIHTEITRLAGNSVLFNMWSTLHTNVFRARAVANYDARRWDESIREHEAFMALLRAGDAAGFAQALADHTRKTGDSVLQMLESQA, from the coding sequence ATGACCACCCCAGCACCACGGCCCAGACTGAAGACGCGCTTCAAGCCGGCGCGGCTGAAGCTGTCGTCCGACCATTCCAAGCGCCCGCTGGAGCGCCTGTCGCTGCACGACCAGCTCGTCGCCAAGGTGCGCGAGATGATCGTCGACGGCGAGCTCGCCGCCGGCGCGCCGCTGCCCGAGCGGATGCTGTGCGAGACCTTCGGCGTCTCGCGCACGCCGCTGCGCGAGACGTTCAAGATCCTCGCGGCCGAAGGCCTGATCGAGCTGCGGCCACACCGCACGCCGGTGGTGACGCCGATCGACGCCCGCGAGATCGCCGAGATCTTCGACGTGATGGTCGGGCTCGATGCCGCCGCCGGCCGCGCGGCAGCCGCCCGTGCAACTGCTGGCGACATCGCCAGGCTCGACGCGATGCATGCCGAACTGGTGACGCTGCATCGCGCGGCCGAGCGCGCCGCCTATTTCCGGCTCAACCAGCAGATCCACACCGAGATCACCAGGCTCGCCGGCAACAGCGTGCTGTTCAACATGTGGAGCACCCTGCATACGAACGTCTTCCGGGCGCGCGCGGTGGCCAATTACGACGCGCGCCGCTGGGACGAGTCGATCCGGGAGCACGAGGCGTTCATGGCCCTGTTGCGCGCCGGCGACGCCGCGGGCTTCGCGCAGGCTCTCGCCGATCACACCCGCAAGACCGGGGACTCCGTGCTGCAGATGCTGGAGTCCCAGGCCTGA
- a CDS encoding ABC transporter substrate-binding protein: MDVKRFLLPILALLVLALPTLSFAEDAPKIKLGYAKCAHCTPMSLTPQFAEGVAIDAVSFNTGTDALTALVSKNIDVAQVTYLHYAIALDKGFDVVAISGQVNGGSAILLANDLEIAPGDWGALKALIAKYKADGKPFRVAASRGNAQDIHMRGAFAKQGIDINKDVQFINIPNPSDHLQALRRGEVELICTVEPFATQIMQAKAAKFFGFPYDQAAGKLTNLILTRSDVIASNPKALEGVVRAVVKVDAHIAADKPALIEVISKVTGLDKAIATGAVENLDPDPKMYRASALAIATMMRDLKYINSDVTAAVEKNLDYRFLEAATGKPKTELGY, encoded by the coding sequence ATGGACGTGAAACGCTTTCTGCTCCCCATTCTTGCCCTGCTCGTGCTGGCGCTGCCCACGCTCAGCTTTGCCGAGGACGCGCCGAAGATCAAACTCGGCTACGCCAAATGCGCGCATTGCACGCCGATGTCGCTGACGCCGCAATTCGCCGAAGGCGTCGCGATCGACGCCGTCAGCTTCAACACCGGCACCGACGCGCTGACGGCGCTGGTGTCGAAGAACATCGACGTCGCGCAGGTGACCTATCTGCACTATGCCATCGCGCTCGACAAAGGCTTCGACGTCGTCGCCATCTCCGGCCAGGTCAATGGCGGCTCGGCGATCCTGCTCGCCAACGATCTTGAGATCGCGCCGGGCGACTGGGGCGCGCTGAAGGCGCTGATTGCCAAGTACAAGGCGGACGGCAAGCCGTTCCGCGTCGCCGCCTCGCGCGGCAATGCGCAGGACATCCACATGCGCGGCGCCTTCGCCAAGCAGGGCATCGACATCAACAAGGACGTGCAGTTCATCAACATCCCCAACCCGTCGGATCATCTGCAGGCGCTGCGCCGTGGCGAGGTCGAGCTGATTTGCACCGTCGAGCCGTTCGCCACCCAGATCATGCAGGCCAAGGCCGCAAAGTTCTTCGGCTTCCCCTATGACCAGGCCGCCGGCAAGCTGACCAATCTGATCCTGACCCGCTCCGACGTCATCGCGTCGAACCCGAAGGCGCTGGAAGGCGTGGTGCGCGCGGTCGTGAAGGTCGATGCCCACATCGCCGCCGACAAGCCGGCGCTGATCGAGGTGATCTCCAAGGTCACCGGCCTCGACAAGGCGATCGCCACCGGCGCGGTCGAGAACCTCGATCCCGATCCGAAGATGTACCGCGCCTCGGCGCTCGCCATTGCCACCATGATGCGCGACCTGAAATACATCAACTCCGACGTCACGGCCGCGGTCGAGAAGAACCTCGACTACCGCTTCCTAGAAGCCGCGACCGGCAAGCCGAAGACCGAGCTCGGCTACTGA